Proteins encoded by one window of Companilactobacillus ginsenosidimutans:
- a CDS encoding putative hydro-lyase, with protein sequence MASDDIKSLSPVELRRLIREGKYTDNTSGLAPGYTQANLVILPKDLAYDFLLFTQRNPKPCPVLEVSDVGSKKLTEMATDVDIARDFPKYRIYKKGVLTDEVTDVDDVWRDDLVSFIIGCSFSFESEMIAAGIEVRNITEGVNVPMYDTNIPLKSAGQFHGNMVVSMRPIPEDQVIEAVKVTNSMPKVHGAPIQIGNPEHIGITALAHPDYGDAVTIKDGEVPVFWPCGVTPQNVIMQTKPDFVITHSPGHMLVTDVKNTALKYL encoded by the coding sequence ATGGCATCAGATGATATTAAATCACTTTCTCCAGTCGAATTACGTCGACTAATTCGAGAAGGTAAATACACTGACAACACTAGTGGCTTGGCACCAGGATATACGCAAGCCAACTTAGTTATTTTGCCAAAAGATTTAGCATACGATTTCTTATTGTTTACGCAACGAAATCCTAAACCTTGCCCAGTTCTTGAGGTCAGTGATGTTGGTAGTAAAAAGCTAACAGAGATGGCAACGGATGTAGATATCGCCAGGGATTTTCCCAAATATCGAATTTATAAAAAAGGCGTCCTAACTGATGAGGTTACTGACGTGGATGACGTTTGGCGAGACGATTTAGTCTCATTCATTATCGGCTGTAGTTTCTCATTCGAATCCGAGATGATTGCGGCTGGAATTGAAGTTAGAAATATTACTGAAGGTGTCAACGTGCCGATGTATGACACCAATATACCTTTGAAATCGGCGGGTCAGTTCCACGGAAACATGGTCGTTTCCATGCGACCAATCCCAGAAGATCAAGTGATTGAAGCAGTCAAAGTTACTAATTCCATGCCAAAAGTTCACGGTGCTCCAATCCAAATTGGTAATCCTGAACACATTGGAATTACTGCCCTTGCTCATCCTGATTATGGGGATGCTGTCACGATTAAAGATGGCGAAGTGCCAGTCTTTTGGCCATGTGGTGTTACTCCACAAAACGTCATCATGCAGACAAAACCAGATTTTGTCATCACTCATTCACCTGGTCACATGTTAGTGACTGACGTGAAAAATACAGCTTTGAAATATTTATAG
- a CDS encoding acetyl-CoA carboxylase biotin carboxylase subunit, whose translation MKKMLIANRGEIAVRIIRACKLLNILSVAVYSTADKNAMHVAMADEAICIGGPNPEDSYLNQDSIIAAAQITHADSIHPGYGFLSENADFAKLCEDQGIKFVGPSSKVISIMGEKAAARETMIKAGVPVIPGSESDFLNFEDAKQAAEKIGYPVMLKASAGGGGKGMRVIESVADFENQFDLAQAEAQSAFGDGHMYLEKFLPHPRHIEVQIAADQFGNAIAIGERDCSLQQRHQKVIEEAPASTLDEKTRQEMYAVSVKAAEDINYEGLGTMEFLFDGPEHFYFMEMNTRVQVEHPITELTSDVDLVDLQIKIAQGEPIPFAEISKHNFALECRINAKTAGKIVALHLPAGHGIRTDSALYQGYFVPSNYDSMIAKVISFAPDRETAIRQMAEALDETVIAGINTNLDFLTQVIDEPDYKINNTDIGWLDRLATK comes from the coding sequence TTGAAAAAAATGTTGATCGCCAATCGTGGCGAAATAGCTGTCAGAATTATTCGTGCCTGCAAACTTTTGAATATCCTGAGCGTCGCCGTCTATTCGACCGCCGATAAAAATGCCATGCATGTGGCGATGGCCGACGAAGCTATCTGTATTGGGGGACCAAATCCGGAAGATAGTTATTTGAATCAAGATAGCATTATCGCTGCGGCTCAAATAACACACGCTGATTCAATTCATCCAGGATATGGATTTTTATCAGAAAATGCTGATTTTGCCAAATTGTGTGAAGACCAAGGAATCAAATTCGTTGGTCCCAGTTCAAAAGTGATTTCAATCATGGGTGAAAAAGCAGCCGCTAGAGAAACAATGATTAAAGCCGGGGTACCGGTAATTCCCGGTTCGGAATCAGATTTTTTAAACTTTGAGGACGCAAAACAGGCCGCCGAAAAGATTGGTTATCCAGTCATGCTAAAAGCTAGTGCTGGTGGTGGCGGTAAAGGAATGCGAGTTATTGAATCAGTCGCCGACTTTGAAAACCAATTCGACCTCGCTCAAGCAGAGGCTCAGAGTGCTTTTGGAGACGGCCACATGTATCTTGAAAAATTTCTGCCACATCCTAGACACATCGAAGTTCAAATTGCGGCCGATCAATTCGGCAATGCCATTGCTATCGGTGAGCGTGATTGCAGTTTGCAACAGCGCCACCAAAAGGTGATAGAAGAAGCACCCGCAAGTACTTTGGATGAAAAAACTCGCCAAGAGATGTATGCAGTTTCCGTGAAGGCTGCCGAAGACATCAATTATGAAGGCTTAGGGACGATGGAATTTTTGTTCGATGGACCAGAACATTTTTACTTCATGGAAATGAACACTCGGGTTCAAGTTGAACATCCCATCACCGAATTAACTAGTGATGTCGACTTAGTCGATCTGCAAATAAAAATTGCTCAAGGTGAACCAATTCCATTCGCAGAAATTTCAAAGCATAACTTTGCTTTGGAATGTCGGATTAACGCGAAAACTGCCGGTAAGATTGTTGCTTTACACTTACCTGCAGGACACGGAATCAGAACAGATAGTGCCTTATATCAAGGTTACTTTGTTCCATCTAATTACGATTCAATGATTGCTAAAGTTATTTCCTTTGCTCCAGACCGTGAGACGGCTATACGTCAAATGGCCGAAGCACTTGATGAAACAGTCATTGCCGGAATTAACACGAATTTAGATTTCCTAACACAAGTTATCGATGAACCTGATTACAAAATTAATAATACTGATATTGGTTGGTTAGATAGGTTAGCCACCAAATAG
- the pxpB gene encoding 5-oxoprolinase subunit PxpB, whose amino-acid sequence MDYTYFQISEQSLVVEFPEQINVEENKLIQSVARELIADNAVGVTGVIPAYHTLTINFDFDLTSYNDLVNQIDEIISNSNDQTTTGRTIIELPVCYNQDFGPDLQDVADFAKVSVDELIKMHTSTDYFIYMMGFLPGFAYMGSVPEQIAMPRLEVPRKKIAPGSVGIAGAQTGMYPVESPGGWRLIGRTPVKLYDPANPVLKYQSGNYIRFKQISEQEYADIQKADANGEYELNVITEGGRNDG is encoded by the coding sequence ATGGATTACACTTATTTTCAAATTAGCGAGCAGTCGCTAGTAGTCGAATTTCCGGAACAAATAAATGTTGAAGAAAATAAATTAATCCAATCTGTTGCTCGTGAACTGATTGCAGACAATGCAGTTGGTGTAACAGGTGTCATTCCTGCTTATCATACTTTGACAATCAATTTTGACTTTGATCTTACATCGTATAACGACTTGGTCAATCAAATTGATGAGATTATCTCAAATTCAAATGATCAAACGACTACGGGCAGAACAATTATTGAGCTGCCCGTTTGTTATAACCAAGACTTCGGTCCTGATTTACAAGACGTCGCTGATTTTGCCAAAGTTAGTGTAGATGAATTGATCAAAATGCACACGAGCACTGATTACTTCATATATATGATGGGATTTTTACCCGGGTTTGCATATATGGGTTCAGTTCCTGAACAAATTGCCATGCCAAGACTTGAAGTTCCACGTAAAAAAATAGCTCCTGGAAGTGTCGGGATTGCCGGTGCTCAAACGGGGATGTATCCAGTTGAGTCTCCTGGCGGGTGGCGCTTGATTGGTCGGACCCCAGTTAAACTGTATGATCCAGCTAACCCAGTTTTGAAATATCAATCAGGAAATTATATCCGCTTCAAACAAATTTCAGAACAAGAATATGCTGATATTCAAAAAGCTGATGCTAATGGTGAATATGAATTAAATGTCATTACCGAAGGAGGTCGCAACGATGGCTAA
- a CDS encoding acetyl-CoA carboxylase biotin carboxyl carrier protein, which translates to MELDRVKELVEILNNSNLSHLEIDDKLGHIVLEKDITVHAEPATFPVVNQTAAAESDVKTINAPFVGTFYTSEQPDKDPLVKPGDKVEQGQAVGIIEAMKMMNEVKTDLTGTIDKVLVTNGEAVEFDQPLFTLKD; encoded by the coding sequence ATGGAATTAGACAGAGTTAAGGAATTAGTTGAGATTTTAAACAATTCAAATTTGAGTCATCTTGAGATAGACGACAAGCTAGGTCACATCGTACTCGAAAAAGATATCACCGTGCATGCTGAACCGGCAACATTTCCAGTGGTCAATCAAACTGCCGCAGCCGAATCCGATGTCAAAACAATCAATGCACCATTCGTTGGGACCTTCTACACATCCGAGCAACCTGACAAAGATCCGCTTGTAAAACCTGGCGATAAAGTCGAACAAGGCCAAGCAGTCGGAATCATCGAAGCAATGAAAATGATGAATGAAGTCAAAACCGATTTAACCGGCACTATCGACAAAGTATTAGTCACAAATGGCGAAGCAGTAGAGTTCGACCAACCACTATTTACATTGAAAGATTGA
- a CDS encoding NRAMP family divalent metal transporter — MKNKETEFVDKKMIKPRSSRSIAMGAAFLMAMAAVGPGFLTQTATFTGQMGANFGFAILICIVVDFIVQMNVWRIIVVSGKRAQVIANEVLPGLGYVLSFLVAVGGLLFNIGNIGGAGLGLNVLFGISPENGAVIAACIAIAVFVAKNAMTVMDHTVQVLAVVKIAILIYIICVMSVPYKAAVTHTFMPTDINFYSIVTIVGGTVGGYISFSGGHRLIEGGMKGEKELKYVNEGAITGIGVASLIRILLFLAGLAVVTMGYKLDPANPAASIFKYAAGNFGYKFFGILLFAAGMTSTLGSTFTSISFLNYTEKAAAQEKIAKYNRLFVISFIVISAVIFYFVGQPAKILVVVGAINGFILPVALAILLIAARKKKIIGSYHHPWILSLTGWLVVLFMLYASVEAVIKLIH, encoded by the coding sequence ATGAAAAATAAAGAAACAGAATTTGTAGATAAGAAAATGATTAAGCCTCGTTCATCGCGTTCCATAGCTATGGGTGCCGCATTCCTAATGGCTATGGCCGCAGTTGGACCAGGATTTTTAACTCAGACGGCTACGTTTACCGGTCAAATGGGAGCCAACTTCGGCTTCGCAATTTTGATTTGTATTGTGGTTGATTTCATTGTTCAAATGAATGTCTGGAGAATTATTGTTGTCAGTGGAAAACGTGCGCAAGTCATCGCTAATGAAGTCTTGCCAGGACTAGGTTATGTCTTGTCGTTCCTAGTTGCCGTCGGTGGTCTACTGTTCAACATTGGTAATATTGGTGGTGCCGGATTAGGTCTAAATGTCCTATTCGGGATATCACCGGAAAATGGTGCCGTAATCGCCGCCTGTATTGCGATTGCAGTCTTTGTTGCTAAAAATGCTATGACGGTCATGGATCATACAGTCCAGGTTCTAGCTGTTGTTAAAATTGCTATTTTGATATACATAATCTGCGTCATGTCAGTTCCGTATAAAGCTGCTGTGACACATACTTTCATGCCAACGGATATTAATTTCTACTCAATCGTTACTATCGTTGGTGGTACTGTTGGTGGATATATTTCCTTCTCTGGTGGTCACCGTTTGATTGAGGGTGGCATGAAGGGTGAAAAGGAGCTCAAGTACGTTAACGAGGGTGCGATTACTGGTATCGGTGTTGCATCGCTGATTCGTATACTCTTGTTCCTTGCTGGTTTGGCGGTTGTTACGATGGGTTACAAACTTGACCCCGCCAATCCTGCAGCATCTATTTTCAAATACGCTGCTGGTAATTTCGGATATAAGTTCTTCGGTATTTTGTTATTCGCCGCAGGTATGACTTCAACACTAGGCTCAACCTTTACCTCAATTTCATTCTTGAATTATACGGAAAAAGCCGCTGCCCAAGAAAAAATAGCCAAGTATAATCGGCTATTCGTTATTAGTTTTATTGTAATTTCAGCAGTTATTTTCTACTTTGTCGGACAACCTGCCAAAATCCTAGTTGTCGTTGGTGCTATCAATGGTTTCATTCTTCCAGTAGCCTTAGCAATTTTGCTAATCGCCGCCAGAAAAAAGAAAATCATCGGCAGTTATCATCACCCATGGATTTTGAGCTTAACCGGTTGGCTAGTAGTCCTATTCATGCTCTACGCCAGCGTTGAAGCAGTTATCAAGCTCATTCATTAG
- a CDS encoding biotin--[acetyl-CoA-carboxylase] ligase, protein MTNQPIIAEKILTQYNCKTPVSIEVFSTLNSTNTYAKENIASFSNEHPTLIIAEHQTAGYGRFKRDFYSPDNSGIYLTLVLPINEHVDPGLLTLSTGLSVVETLQQRFPTQNFTLKWINDILLDKQKCGGILAESHSNSHGEISHIILGIGLNINTSQFPSELKSIAKSASSDADIDRNKIIAELLTNFFRHYQTYQSGDFLPDYRKACSTLGKKVEIVNGNTVTTGIAQDIGGDGSLILLDDKKNRHLINSGEVRKVFTNE, encoded by the coding sequence ATGACAAATCAACCCATCATCGCTGAAAAAATTCTTACCCAGTATAATTGCAAAACACCTGTCAGTATTGAAGTTTTCTCAACACTGAATTCTACCAACACCTATGCCAAAGAAAACATCGCAAGCTTCTCAAACGAGCATCCCACTTTAATTATTGCCGAACATCAAACAGCGGGATATGGCAGGTTTAAACGTGACTTTTATTCTCCAGACAATTCTGGGATTTATTTAACTTTGGTTTTGCCTATAAACGAACATGTGGACCCAGGACTGTTAACGTTGAGCACAGGATTGTCTGTTGTTGAAACTTTGCAACAACGCTTTCCCACTCAAAACTTCACTCTAAAATGGATCAACGACATTCTCCTCGATAAACAAAAATGTGGTGGTATTCTGGCTGAATCACACAGTAATAGTCATGGTGAAATCTCCCATATCATTTTAGGAATTGGACTCAATATCAATACTTCACAATTTCCTTCAGAATTAAAAAGTATCGCCAAATCCGCCAGTTCTGACGCTGACATCGATCGAAATAAAATCATCGCCGAATTACTAACTAATTTCTTCAGGCACTATCAAACTTACCAATCTGGTGATTTTCTACCTGATTATCGCAAAGCTTGCTCCACTCTCGGCAAGAAAGTTGAAATCGTCAACGGAAATACTGTTACTACCGGCATCGCCCAAGATATCGGCGGAGATGGTTCACTCATACTCCTTGATGACAAAAAAAATCGCCACCTGATTAACAGTGGCGAAGTTAGAAAAGTTTTTACTAATGAATGA
- a CDS encoding zinc ribbon domain-containing protein gives MSENLFCPNCGTKISSDDVFCPNCGYGLAEFNKQRQQAAAQNTSADNQATNEQQSVQPDPTAQPTEPVQNQQTSSAQNQQAAPVDPAQQQGTQQSAPQNQQPNPQQSQQFNQQPNQQQMQQPVQPQQNQAQNNQAKPSKKPRRKHHRGLVSIIVILIILVGGYFIGSQMFSKSSQLSSLANAMSSGDTSQMSDASVDTNGKTISSSDLEPLSALFQQDSSAKDQIKRIVQNDNGDAKADDVDDSNDSDTNFKVVEVGKYLGMFPKYKVQIKTQPINIDTDVSDPEIKVNNKTVSAAKTDDGYKVEDQLPGVYTVQVSADGKSKSKKITIPLAGNPEFKSMNVNGTKDSDDDDDNDADSNDDSDNSSSSSHSSSSDVDDNDDSDSSSSSASKSDLYGTWTDDDGNEFDCYSDGTYTLGDDSGSWKVTGQTSDTISVYFNNSGGQGGGWSTTFTINGDDSITNSQGATFTK, from the coding sequence ATGAGTGAAAATTTATTCTGTCCTAATTGTGGGACAAAGATAAGTAGCGACGACGTTTTCTGTCCGAACTGTGGCTATGGTTTAGCCGAATTCAACAAACAAAGACAACAAGCTGCAGCACAAAATACTTCAGCAGACAATCAAGCAACAAACGAGCAACAGTCCGTTCAACCAGACCCAACTGCTCAACCAACTGAGCCAGTTCAAAACCAGCAAACTAGTTCAGCACAAAACCAGCAAGCAGCACCTGTTGATCCTGCACAACAACAAGGTACTCAACAGTCTGCTCCACAAAATCAACAACCTAATCCGCAACAGAGTCAACAATTCAACCAACAGCCTAACCAACAACAAATGCAACAACCTGTACAACCTCAACAAAATCAGGCGCAGAATAATCAAGCTAAGCCTTCAAAGAAACCTAGAAGAAAGCATCATCGTGGTTTAGTTTCAATTATTGTTATTTTGATAATTTTGGTTGGTGGATACTTCATCGGCTCACAAATGTTCAGCAAATCAAGCCAACTTAGTTCGTTAGCTAACGCGATGAGCAGCGGTGATACATCTCAGATGTCTGACGCCTCAGTTGATACTAATGGGAAAACAATTTCTAGTAGCGACTTAGAACCACTTAGCGCCCTCTTCCAACAAGATAGCAGCGCCAAGGACCAAATCAAACGTATCGTGCAAAACGACAACGGTGACGCCAAAGCTGACGATGTCGACGATTCAAACGACAGCGATACTAACTTCAAGGTCGTTGAAGTTGGTAAATACCTGGGAATGTTCCCTAAGTACAAAGTCCAAATCAAGACTCAACCAATCAACATTGATACTGATGTGAGCGACCCAGAAATCAAAGTTAACAACAAAACTGTTTCAGCAGCTAAAACTGACGACGGCTACAAAGTCGAAGACCAACTTCCTGGTGTTTACACCGTTCAGGTTAGTGCCGACGGCAAGTCTAAGTCGAAGAAAATCACCATCCCTCTAGCCGGAAATCCCGAGTTCAAATCAATGAACGTCAACGGAACTAAAGATTCAGACGATGATGACGATAACGACGCTGACAGCAATGATGACTCCGACAACTCAAGTTCAAGCAGTCATTCAAGTTCCAGCGACGTTGATGATAACGACGACAGCGATTCAAGTTCTAGTTCAGCAAGTAAGAGTGATCTATACGGAACATGGACTGATGATGACGGTAATGAGTTCGACTGTTACTCAGACGGAACTTACACATTAGGAGACGACTCAGGTAGCTGGAAAGTTACTGGACAAACTTCTGACACAATTTCCGTTTACTTCAACAATTCAGGCGGCCAAGGTGGTGGTTGGTCAACAACCTTCACTATTAATGGTGACGATTCAATTACCAATTCACAGGGTGCCACATTTACAAAATAA
- a CDS encoding biotin-dependent carboxyltransferase family protein has product MANFVKVIKPGLSTTVQDLGRPGHQIEGFPESGAMDKFSYKLANLLVNNHKNSASLEFVLVGPTLKFNCDSFIAITGGHVDAKLNQQPIKQNEVVEVQAGSILEIGQMTSGNYGYLAFSNGGVISQPVLDSRSTTLRTQMGGIDGRTLATNDNIPIRDSVVMPSLQARKIKVDFQTSTTVHFVKGPHWNMFSEQAQKQFVSQKYQISEQMDRMGYRLTGQPLDVPAKSLLSEGTVFGNVQITRDGSPIVLLADRQTTGGYPVIGTVIRADLNKFVQMKSGVNFKFVETDIQTATDKLVEQQRIINDTYEKWYANRYVEPIGPIRRNSIEIERLIRSNK; this is encoded by the coding sequence ATGGCTAATTTTGTCAAAGTAATCAAACCAGGATTGTCGACCACCGTGCAAGACCTTGGCAGACCTGGACATCAAATTGAAGGATTTCCAGAATCTGGAGCCATGGATAAATTTAGCTATAAGTTAGCTAATTTGCTAGTTAATAATCATAAAAATTCAGCTTCACTAGAATTTGTCTTAGTTGGACCAACGTTGAAATTTAATTGTGATTCATTCATCGCCATTACTGGCGGACATGTGGATGCTAAATTGAATCAACAACCGATCAAGCAAAATGAAGTTGTTGAGGTTCAAGCTGGATCAATTTTGGAAATAGGACAGATGACGTCTGGAAATTATGGCTACTTAGCTTTCTCAAACGGTGGCGTGATTAGTCAGCCGGTGTTGGATAGTCGTTCAACTACACTCAGAACACAGATGGGTGGAATCGACGGTCGGACATTAGCTACCAACGACAACATTCCAATTCGTGACAGTGTTGTTATGCCAAGTCTTCAAGCTAGAAAAATTAAGGTCGACTTCCAAACTTCAACCACAGTTCATTTCGTTAAAGGTCCGCACTGGAACATGTTTTCAGAACAAGCTCAAAAACAGTTTGTTAGTCAGAAATATCAGATATCTGAGCAAATGGATCGAATGGGATATCGCCTGACCGGACAACCTTTGGATGTGCCGGCTAAAAGCCTCCTCTCCGAAGGAACAGTTTTCGGAAACGTCCAAATAACTCGGGATGGCAGTCCTATTGTGTTGCTGGCTGACCGTCAAACTACTGGTGGTTATCCGGTTATTGGAACTGTCATTCGTGCTGATTTGAATAAATTTGTTCAAATGAAATCGGGAGTTAATTTTAAATTTGTCGAAACTGACATTCAAACCGCTACCGATAAATTAGTTGAACAACAACGAATTATTAATGATACATATGAAAAATGGTATGCCAATCGCTATGTTGAACCAATTGGTCCAATTAGACGCAATTCAATTGAAATAGAACGCTTGATACGCAGCAATAAATAG
- a CDS encoding LamB/YcsF family protein — MTKIDMNSDLGESFGRYSLGRDSEIIPLVSSVNIACGYHAGDPDVMAKTVQLAEKAGVGVGAHPGFPDLQGFGRRKMDMLPEEVKNMVTYQVGALLAFTTNKKLQHVKPHGALYNMAAKDHDLAVAICEGIKQVDPELPIYGLANSELISAAKEVGIPYAQEAFGDRNYNADGTLVSRSLPNAVIKDPKEVAQRVKLMIQNEEIIALDGSKIALKPDSICVHGDNKAALAIVEELRSTLTSAGIEIKPF; from the coding sequence ATGACGAAAATTGATATGAATAGTGATTTAGGAGAAAGTTTTGGACGATATAGTTTGGGTCGTGACTCTGAGATTATTCCATTAGTTAGTTCAGTAAATATTGCCTGTGGATATCACGCAGGAGACCCAGATGTAATGGCTAAGACAGTTCAACTTGCTGAAAAAGCTGGCGTTGGTGTCGGCGCTCATCCGGGCTTTCCAGACTTACAAGGATTCGGTCGTCGCAAGATGGATATGTTGCCTGAAGAAGTTAAGAATATGGTGACTTATCAAGTTGGAGCACTATTAGCTTTTACCACTAATAAGAAACTTCAACACGTAAAGCCACACGGTGCTCTTTATAATATGGCCGCAAAGGATCATGACTTGGCCGTCGCAATTTGTGAAGGTATCAAACAAGTTGATCCAGAACTGCCAATTTATGGATTGGCCAATAGTGAACTGATCTCAGCTGCTAAAGAAGTTGGGATTCCCTATGCTCAAGAAGCATTTGGTGACCGTAATTACAACGCAGATGGAACGCTCGTAAGTAGAAGTCTTCCAAATGCCGTAATTAAGGACCCTAAAGAAGTTGCACAGCGAGTTAAGCTAATGATTCAAAACGAAGAGATCATCGCCTTAGACGGCAGTAAGATTGCTCTAAAGCCCGACTCAATTTGTGTCCATGGTGACAATAAAGCTGCTTTAGCAATTGTTGAAGAGTTAAGAAGCACTTTAACTAGTGCCGGAATTGAAATTAAACCGTTTTAA
- a CDS encoding TetR/AcrR family transcriptional regulator → MVVDKRVLRTDKALKDAFRALSKTNSYHEITVKKLTEKAGINRKTFYLHYDSIDDFLDTFVNELSDELLKIITEQKYTDNVFDPGETFDALFDFFDQSRDFYTFILTSDEYSFMSRKVENKVTKGFTDAIEKAFHITHPDALISANFVVRNTLMLFRLYDRGDILFKKAEFKDCLMRLDRSGLKTFI, encoded by the coding sequence ATGGTAGTTGATAAGCGAGTACTCAGAACTGATAAAGCGCTTAAAGATGCCTTTAGAGCTTTATCTAAGACAAACAGTTATCACGAAATAACTGTCAAAAAACTTACAGAAAAAGCCGGAATTAATCGAAAAACCTTCTATTTACACTACGATTCAATAGATGATTTTTTGGACACATTCGTCAATGAGCTTTCAGACGAATTGCTAAAAATAATCACGGAACAAAAATACACCGACAATGTATTCGATCCCGGAGAAACTTTCGATGCCCTATTCGACTTCTTCGACCAATCCAGAGACTTCTACACCTTCATCCTAACGTCAGATGAATACAGCTTCATGTCCAGAAAAGTAGAAAACAAAGTAACAAAAGGCTTCACAGACGCAATAGAAAAAGCCTTCCACATAACCCACCCAGACGCCCTAATCAGCGCAAACTTCGTCGTCAGAAACACACTAATGCTGTTTAGGTTGTATGACCGTGGAGATATTTTGTTTAAAAAAGCTGAGTTTAAGGATTGTTTGATGAGACTAGACAGATCTGGACTCAAAACCTTTATATAG